Within the Ignavibacteria bacterium genome, the region ATCATAAAGGATTTGGCCACAAACTTCCACATCGTGACGTTCAGCTTCCAAATAGAACACATGTAAATGTTATACTTAAAAAGTAATTGAGGATAAAAATGATAAAAATGAAAGAATATATTGATTGGTTCGGAGAGGAGAAAGAAACTCCGTTAAAAATGATAGCAACCTGGTATGGTCTTGAAATGGAGAAGTATAAAGACAGAGATTATTTTGATTTGGAAAATCCCATAACCGACAAAAAATCATTTTCTGAATTTATATATTCAGTAGTTTCCAAATATGTAAAAGGAGAATTCGTTGCAAGGCTGGAGTCTACAAGAGCTCCCTGGCTGCCCTCTTTTATTGAAGAGGAACTGGAGGATGATTCAATAAGGAAATATCTTGACAGGTTTGAATGGCGAAAGAAATATTTCGGAAAGATAAGCATTTCTGATCTGAAGGAATTTATGGATTTGTTTTTAGATTATCCAAGTAAATTCAGCTATCAGGATATTTTAGTCTTCGCAAAGAAGTGTGATCTGGTGATTGTTTTCACACACCATGGAACTATCTGGTTTATATCTAAAGATATAAATCTACTCAATAATATAGCTTCTCAATTACAATTGCTTGGCGTTAAAGTTGTCCATGTATACGAAAATAAATAAGATCTGAAAATTGAGCAAGAACATAAAAAAGAGTTGAAATACATTGAGAACTAAATAATCAAATCTCTTGCTCTTAAATACTCAATCTCCTATGGGTTTAATTGGCATTCGGTGGAACTTCGAGCTCCTTTGTAGTAGGTGGACTAAAGTTAATGGTGTATTGTGCCATCTATTGCAAACAGATTTAGCTATTAAACCTTTTAATAGAAATACAACAGATTTTTGAGATATTTCCAAATAAGATAAGGTCAAAACAAATGTTTAAGTATTTACTGTTTATTGCGGCACTTGCAGTCACTTCTTCACAGCTCTTCTGCCAGGATGTGGAGGAGACTCCAGAGAAGTGGAAGGTAACTTCAGCCGATACGGTGAGTTTCAAAGACTACAACTTCTACAAGATAAGCCTCACTGAGGCAAAGCTTACAAGGTATCTTGTCTCAAGAAAAGAGAACTTCGTAGAAGCCGACAAGACCAACTACTCAAAGATAAAAGAAGGGGACTTCCTGGATATCAGCATTTATCCTGTTGAACCTGCAATTACAATGGAAGTAACGGGTGCAAGTTCTCCCCAGAGCTTTAAGATAAAGGACCATTACATTACCAGGAACGATACCGTGCAGGTTCAGGTCTACTCCTCTCCTGAAGTTACAGGACAATATTACAGGTTGAAATGAGCCTTCTCATGTGAAATTTCCGGTTCAAAGATAATATTAAATTTCAACTTATGGCCCTGATTGGCTGCAAAAGTCATCGGGGTATAGATATGCATGTTAAACACAAAAAAAGAAACCTCCATCCCGGATAGGAGGAATCATTTATTGCTTTCCCGGAACCGCGGTGTCTTTAAGACGGCTCAATAGCCCTCTTTCAATAAAATTTCCTTTTATTATCTCCTCCAATTTTGTAATTTTTAAACGCAAATATCCCGGCTTATTTTTTCTAATAAATTGTTCAACTTTAAGTTGCATATGGCAGAAGATCCGACATACGGGCAGTACAACCCTGAACAGGAAGAGGAAACTCTTGTAGGGCTGCCTTTTAAGGTTATACTTTTTAACGACGACTGGCATACTTTTGACGAGGTCATTGCCCAGCTCGTTAAGGCAGTTAAATGCTCATATGAAATTGCACGCGATTTTGCCTTCGAAGTCCACGTAAAAGGACAGGCATGCGTCTTCGACGGCATGCTCCAGGAATGCCTTAAAGTTACCTCGGTCTTAGAGGAAATTGCTCTTAATACACAGATAGTTTCTTAAGCTTTCTTATCTATTATCCATCCCGATTTCTTTCCGGTATACATTTAAGGTTAAAAATCGTATATTTAGATGATAAATCCGAAAATTTATGACCGTCCCACGTACTAATGGGCGGTTTTTTAATTGATTTTTAAGCTGGCACTATATAAGGGTACTTAAATGCAAATTGGCTTGGTAGGCTTACAATACTCTGGAAAAACAACACTTTTTAACACTTTAACTAAAACTCAGGAATCTGAAGCGGCACAGTCGGATAAGGCTAACCTGGCTGTCGTTAAGGTCCCCGACGAACGCCTCGACAAGGCAGCTGCTGTCTTTAATCCTCCTAAAAAAGTTAACGCTACAATAGAGGTATACGATATCCCCGGCCTCAGGGTATCGGAAGACGGTAAGGTCAAAATTACTGCCGAATTCCTCAATAACGTCAAAAACAACGACGCGCTTTTCTACGTCATAAGACAGTTTAATAACGACGCCGTGCCTCACCCGGAGGGAAGCGTTGATCCGGTAAGAGACATCCAGTTCTTGGAAACGGAGTTCCTCCTGGCTGATATGGCTCTCCTTGAAACCCGCAGGGAAAAGCTTACAAAAGAAATTCAAAAATCTAAAAATGAACTGGCAAAAAGGGAACTTCCCTTGATGGAAAAATGTCTTGAACATATAGAGAAGGAATTGCCCTTAAGACTCCTTGAATTCGATGAGTCTGAACGCAAACTCCTGGCTTCTTACCAGTTCCTGACTCTGAAGCCGCTCGTCGTTGCAGTTAATTTCGACGAGGATTCAATTGACAAGGTCGAAAGCATCGTTAGCGCCATTGATAAGGCCTTCGACCGCTACAAGCTTACGGTAATACCGTTCTTTGCAAAGTTTGAGTACGAGCTCTCTCAGATGAGCGACGAGGAGGCTGAAATCTTTATGAAGGATTTCGGCATCACGGAATCTGCTCTTAATAAGATACTTAAGATTTCTTATCAGGTCCTGGGTCTCCAGTCGTTCCTGACTGTTGGCGAAGATGAATGCCGCGCCTGGACAATTAAGAAGAATATGACAGCCCAGGAGGCTGCGGGCGTTATTCATACGGATTTTTATAACAAGTTTATCCGGGCCGAAGTCGTACACTACGACGACTTTATGCACTACGGATCCTTCCAGAAATGCAAGGAAGCCGGCGTCTGGAGGCTCGAAGGTAAAGATTATATAGTAAAGGATGGAGACATTTTATCCATCAGGCATAGTTAATTAGTAAGTAATAAAAGTTAGTAAGTAATAAAAGGAAAATTGTGGATATTAAAGATAACATTAGAAATATTGCTATTGTTGCACACGTTGATCACGGTAAGACTACGCTGGTCGATTATATGCTCAGACAGACAGGTGTTTTTAGAGCTAATCAGGCTGTTGAAAAACGCGTTATGGATTCCAACCCGCTCGAAAAAGAACGCGGCATTACAATCCTGGCAAAAAATACTAGCATCAGGTATAACGACATTAAAATAAATATCGTCGATACCCCGGGACACGCCGACTTTGGCGGCGAGG harbors:
- a CDS encoding ATP-dependent Clp protease adaptor ClpS; translation: MAEDPTYGQYNPEQEEETLVGLPFKVILFNDDWHTFDEVIAQLVKAVKCSYEIARDFAFEVHVKGQACVFDGMLQECLKVTSVLEEIALNTQIVS
- the ychF gene encoding redox-regulated ATPase YchF gives rise to the protein MQIGLVGLQYSGKTTLFNTLTKTQESEAAQSDKANLAVVKVPDERLDKAAAVFNPPKKVNATIEVYDIPGLRVSEDGKVKITAEFLNNVKNNDALFYVIRQFNNDAVPHPEGSVDPVRDIQFLETEFLLADMALLETRREKLTKEIQKSKNELAKRELPLMEKCLEHIEKELPLRLLEFDESERKLLASYQFLTLKPLVVAVNFDEDSIDKVESIVSAIDKAFDRYKLTVIPFFAKFEYELSQMSDEEAEIFMKDFGITESALNKILKISYQVLGLQSFLTVGEDECRAWTIKKNMTAQEAAGVIHTDFYNKFIRAEVVHYDDFMHYGSFQKCKEAGVWRLEGKDYIVKDGDILSIRHS